The following are encoded in a window of Mycolicibacterium tusciae JS617 genomic DNA:
- a CDS encoding substrate-binding domain-containing protein yields MPRSPAPRRRATLASLAAELKVSRTTISNAYNRPDQLSADLRDRVLATAKQLGYPGPDPVARSLRTRKAGAVGLMITEPLNYSFSDPAALDFVAGLAESCEEAGQGLLLVAIGPNRSLDDGSSAVLAAGVDGFVVYSASDDDPYLSVVLQRHLPIVVVDQPKDVPGTSRVCIDDREGMRLLAEHVVGLGHREIGLLTMRLGRDWPHGAKPALADPERVKTPHFHVQRERIHGVYDAMTAAGLDPDSLTVVESYEHLPTSGGAAAEVALGANPRITALMCTADVLALSAMDHLRAQGIYVPGQMTVTGFDGVPEALRRGLTTVVQPSMEKGRRAGRLLHNPPRSGLPVIDVLDTEVVRGRTSGPPA; encoded by the coding sequence ATGCCCAGGAGTCCAGCGCCCCGGCGCCGGGCGACGCTGGCCTCGTTGGCCGCTGAACTGAAGGTTTCGCGGACCACCATCTCCAACGCCTACAACCGACCCGATCAACTGTCGGCCGATCTGCGCGATCGGGTGCTGGCTACCGCTAAGCAACTGGGTTACCCGGGACCGGATCCGGTCGCCCGCTCGCTGCGCACCCGCAAGGCCGGGGCGGTCGGACTCATGATCACCGAACCGCTCAACTATTCGTTCAGCGATCCCGCCGCCCTGGACTTCGTCGCAGGCCTCGCGGAGTCCTGCGAGGAGGCGGGTCAGGGCCTGCTACTGGTGGCGATCGGCCCGAACCGGAGCCTCGACGACGGTTCGTCGGCCGTGCTCGCGGCGGGGGTGGACGGGTTCGTGGTGTACTCCGCCTCCGACGACGATCCCTACCTGTCGGTGGTGCTGCAACGGCATCTCCCGATCGTCGTCGTGGACCAGCCCAAGGATGTGCCAGGGACCTCGCGCGTCTGCATCGACGATCGCGAAGGTATGCGTCTTCTTGCGGAACACGTTGTGGGCCTTGGTCACCGGGAGATCGGCCTGCTGACGATGCGGCTGGGTCGCGATTGGCCGCATGGGGCGAAGCCGGCGCTGGCCGATCCGGAGCGGGTCAAGACCCCGCACTTCCACGTGCAGCGCGAGCGCATTCATGGCGTATACGACGCGATGACCGCCGCCGGTCTGGACCCGGACTCGCTGACAGTGGTCGAGAGCTATGAACACCTACCGACGTCGGGGGGCGCGGCCGCCGAGGTGGCCCTCGGCGCCAACCCGCGCATCACCGCGCTGATGTGCACGGCCGACGTGTTGGCGTTGTCGGCGATGGATCATCTGCGGGCACAAGGGATTTACGTTCCTGGCCAGATGACGGTGACGGGCTTCGACGGCGTGCCCGAGGCGTTGCGACGCGGCTTGACCACCGTTGTCCAGCCGAGCATGGAGAAAGGTAGGCGCGCAGGCCGATTGCTGCACAACCCGCCGCGGTCGGGCCTACCGGTGATCGATGTGCTGGACACCGAGGTGGTGCGCGGCCGCACCTCGGGCCCGCCGGCCTAG